The Candidatus Omnitrophota bacterium genomic sequence TTTTTAATTGATAAGCGGAACAAATCATAAATATCCAATATGACACAATATAAGAATTATTCGTTGTCCAAATATCTTGATTGTCTTTCATCAAAAGATCCTGCTCCTGGGGGAGGATCGGCCGCAGCTCTTGTTTCGGCAACAGGGGCAAGTCTCGTTTCAATGGTTGCGCGTTATTCTTTAGGACCTAAGCAATCTAAGTCTGTTCGATTAAAGATTAAGACTATTTTGAATAAAAGCGAGAAGCTTCGACAGCGTTTGTTAGTTTTAGTTGATCTAGATGCAGAAGCGTATCTTCAGGTTGTTAAGGCGCGCAAAGGAACTTTAGCACAAAAGAAGAAGGCGAATAAAAAAGCATGCGATATTCCTTTGGAAATTTGTCGTTTATCTTATGCCGCAGTTCAGCTAACTCCGTTTTTAGCAGAAAAGGGTAATCCTTATTTGTTAAGTGATGTTACATGCGCAGTTGAGATGTTGCTTGCTGGATTTCAATCAGCGATGGCCAATGTAGAGGCAAATCAATAATCGCATAAAAGGGTTTTTATGAGTGCACAATTATTAGACGGTAAAAATTTAGCGAAGAATTTACAAGAAAAAATTCGCTTAGAAATTCTAGATTTAGAGTCTAAAGCAGGAAAAGTTCCCGTTGTGGTTAATATTATGATTGGCGATAATCATGCGGCTTGTGCGTATGCAAAATCTCAACAAAAAGTTGCTCAGCACGTGGGCATTGATTATAGGCTTGATATTTTGGATAAGAATGTTACTCAGGCTGATCTTTTAAAGTATATAGAGCAACTAAATAAAAATTTTGAGGTTAATGGCATCATGGTTCATAAGCCTGTGCCAAAACAAATTAATCATCAGGAGGCATCTAATTATATTGATATGACGAAAGATTTGGAAGGGGTTAATATTAGCAATATTGGGAAGATGCTTCTTGGTCGGACTAATATTATCCCGTGTACACCTGCAGCGGTAATGGAGCATATCAAATCAACAGGCATTGATTTGCGAGGCAAAGAAGTTGTTGTTGTTGGTCATAGCGAGATTGTTGGAAAGCCTCTTAGTCTTTTGCTTTTGCAAAAAATGGCAACTGTCACTATCTGTCATGTTGCAACGAGTGAAGCAGGAAAACTTTCTGATCATATTGCCAGGGCAGATGTTTTGATTGTTGCTGTTGGAAAAGCAGAATTGATTAAAGGAAGCTGGATCAAACAAGGTGCGGTTGTCATTGATGTTGGCATTAATCGGGTTGATTCAAAGATTGTTGGAGATGTGGAATTTGATGTTGCTAAAAAGAAAGCGTCATTTATTACGCCTGTTCCTGGCGGAGTTGGACCTGTTACAGTTGTTATGTTAATGAAGAATGCTCTTGAAGCATTTAAATATCAAATAAAGGATGGTTAAGATTTATGAAACGAATTGTTATTATTGGTAATTCTTTGATGAGCATTGCAGCGATTGAAGAGATCCGCAGCGTTGATCAGGAAAGCGAAATTGTTCTCTTTTGTCCAGAAGGTGTTTTGCCGTATGATCGAAGTTGTGTGTCATCTATTTTAAGTGAAAAGCTTTCTTCGGAAGATGCTTATTGTAAGCCTGCGAGTTATTTTAGTGAAAAAAGGATTAATATTGTTCTCGACAAGAAGATTGTTAAAGTTCATCCGAAGCGAAAGCGTATTATTTTTGAGGATAAAAATCAGGAATCGTTTGATACCTTGGTGATTGAAGATTCTGGGTTGCTTGAGGTTGTTGATGTAGAGGGGGCGAAAAAACAAGGCGTTTTCTCGCTGTCTACGGTTAGCGATGCCGAAAAAATTTCAAAAGCTGCGGGGTTGTGTGATGTCGTTATTATTCAGCCTACTAGCCTTTCGACACTAGAGGCCGCTGTTTATTTAAAAAATCTAAATAAAGAAGTGATTGTTGTTTGTCCTGAGGAGTCTTTGCTTTCGAGCATTGTTGGTAAAGGGGCAGGTGATTTCTTAGCAAATTATCTAAAAGAAATTGGAATTCGTATTATTTTAAATAATGCGCTTGTGGAAGTTTTAGGCGAAGGTGAGGCAAAAGCAATTCGTTTAAAAACAGGAAAGGTTTTAGAAAGCCAGCTTGTTATTTTAGAAAAGACCAGAAAGGAACTGTTCTTTTTTTCTGTGGATGAAAACTTAGCTGAGCAGAACAGTTTTTATACAAAAGTTGGGGATATTTTTATTGATAGTAGTTTTGAGATTTTAAGCAAAGGACAGAGCGCAGAGGATTCGGACATATCAAATCTTTCGCTTGATGAAAAAGGCAAGATGATCGGAGCCGCTATTGCAGATCATCGGCAGTCGTATCAACAGCCTTTTAAAAAGGTTATTTTTTCTTTAGGAGATTTAAGTGGTTGCGTTTTAGGTAGTTTGGAAAATGAAAGCGCTGTAGAATATGAGCAAATTGATAGGGTCAACAGAACTTACAAGAAGATTTTTGTTGCCGATGATAGGGTTGCAGGTGCTGTGTTGATTAATTTTGCTCAGGAAGTTGTGCAAGCAGAAGATATTATAAAAAATAAAATTAACATTTCACAATTATCTGGTCATGCATTAGAATTAAAGAAGAATAATGAGCATTGTGAGTGCAATCCTTTTCAATCTAATAGCACGCCAGAAGTAGAGCGAGTTTCCGTTGTGAGCAGTCAACAAAATTTTGCTGATGTCGCAGATTCACATAATATTCCTGAAGCTCAAACGGAAGATGGTGTGTATAGTGCAGACCATTAAAAAACTTGTCAAAATGAGAAAAATATACTATTCTATTTACAGACAAAAAACTTTTATGAGAACCTTTTCTTTAGCTCTTATCTTATTTTTTATTCCTATTATTTTTCAAACACAAGTATTTGGCGAAATTGATGAAAAGTTTGAGAAATATCGTATGCATGGTCTAATAGCTCAGCAAGAGGGATTGCTTCAAGAATCTCTTGATTATTATATGAAGGCTTTAAAGATTGATTCAACGACCCCAGAAATTTATAATGATCTTGGTATTGTTAATGAACGTATGGGTGATTTGTATGAAGCAAAGCGTAATTATTTTAAGGCACTTGAGATTAACGAAAATTATCTTCCAGCATATTCAAACCTTGCCTATTTGTATAAGAAACAAGGGGATTTTATAACAGCGATAGAGTATTTTAAAAAGCGTATGAAATTAGGCGGCCCCAAGGATCCCTGGACAAAGGAAGCGGGTGATCAATTAAGATATTTAAGTGAGTTTTCGCCAGAGTTAAAGAAGTGGATTATGGCGATTGAAACAGATATGCTTTCTAAGGAAGTAAAGGCAATATCTGATGTTTTGTCTGAGGTAGAGAAAGAAAATTTTGACAAACAAGTGGTGAGCGTTAAGGAATATGTTGCACAGGCTCAAGCATATGAAAAAGATGGCCTTTATAAAGCTGCGTTAGCGCAGTGCGATAGAGCCCTATCTCTTGTCCCCGAGAATGCTAAGCTGACAGATTATCGAAAGACGATTGTTCTAAAATTAAAAGCAGAGGAAATTAGAAACAGAGTTGATACAGCGTTGCAAAAGTTAGAATCCGGTGACACCGATTCCTCAGAAGAAGATTTTCGCAAGATACTTACCATTATCCCAAGCGAGTAAACTCCGTTAGAGAATTTCTTTCTATCGGTCTGTAGTGACTGTGGCCTTAGCTCATTGTTACTTTTAGTTGGCAATAACTGTTGATTTCAATTGTCAGCTTTCGTTAGCGGTGTAAGTCAATTTTTCTAAGAAAATAAGCTATTAATAAATCATCACAAAAATCTAATAAGATGCCAAAATCTCGTCTTTTTTTAATTGATGCGCATGCGCTTTGTTATCGGTCTTTTTTTGCTGTTAAGAGCCTGACTACAAGTTATGGTCAGCCTACGAATGCGGTTGTCGGATTTTTGAACACATTAAAGAAGATTTTAAAGGATTATCAGCCAGAGTATATTGCTGCGTGTTTTGATGTTGGAAAGAAAACGCATCGTCAGGAGAGATTTTCTGAATATAAAGTGCACCGTCCATCAATGCCAGATGATTTGATTAGCCAGATTCCTTTGATTAAAGAATTGGTTTTGGCGTATAATATTCCGTTTTTTGAGTTAGAAGGGTTTGAAGCAGATGATGTGATTGCAACAATTTCAAGGAAAGCGGCTAAAAAAGATGTTGAGGTTATGATTGTCAGCGGTGACAAAGACATGTTTCAGTTAGTCGATGATAATATAAAGATTTTTGATTATCGAAAAGGCGAAATTATTGATATTCAAAAAGCTAAAGATATTTATGGATTTGATCCGGAAAGAATGGTTGATTATATTGGTCTTGCAGGGGATAAGACGGACAACATTCCTGGTGTCATGGGTATCGGAAAGGTAACGGCAACACAGCTGATTCAGCTATACGGAGATCTTGAGAATATTCTCAAAAATCTCGATCAGTTAAAATCTCAAAAAATAGCTGAGAAAATACGTGATCAAAAAGATCAAGCGATGATGAGCAAGGAGTTAGCTATTTTAGATGATCGTGTTCCGATTGATTTTCAGTTAAAAGATGCTAAAAGAATCGAGTCAGACAAGGAACAATTATTTAAGTTATTCCAGAAGCTAGAGTTTCGAAAACTTGCCGAAGAAGTATCCGTTCCTTGTGTAAATAATAAAAAAGTTTCTGTTAAGACCCTTGATACAAAAAAAGAGATTAATGATCTTTGCCAGAAAATTAAGAAGAACAAAATTTTTTCATTTGTAATAAACGCTGTTAAAGATGATTTGCTTCAATCGACTAATGTGGCAGTTGCCTTTGATGAGACAAAAGTTTTCTTTGTTTCCTTAAAGGATATCGGGTATCTAAAAGAGGTTTTTGAGTCTGATAACATTATAAAAGTATGTCACAATGTTAAGCAAGATCTAAAAGCTTTATCAGCGCAAAGTATCAATCTTGACGGTGAAATCTTTGATGTTCTTCTTGCGGCTTATCTTTTAGAGCCTTCTCAAGCAGGTAAAGATATTGCATCTTTGCTGTGGAAATATTTAAAAGTTGCAGTCTCTGAAAGGGACGATATTGGCGCTCAGGCTGGATACTTAATTCGTTTGTTTTCTGTTCTTCGAAAAGAGCTGGAAGAGAAATTTCTTCTAAAGTTATTTAATGAGATTGAGATTCCGCTGGCGCGTGTTTTATTTTGTGTAGAGCGAGAAGGGGTTTTGTTAGATCTAAAGTTTTTACACAAACTATCGATCCAGATGGCTAAAGAAATTGATCTTTTAAGAAAAAAAATCTATACGTTGGCAACCGAAGAGTTTAACCTTAATTCGCCAAAGCAGTTGAGTTATATTTTATTTGAGAAGCTGAAGCTTCCGGTTATTAAAAAGATAAAAACAGGATTTTCAACTAATGAAGATGTTTTGCATAGACTTGCAGAAACTCATGAGCTTCCCAAATTAATTTTAAGTTATCGGCATTTGGCAAAGCTAACATCAACATATGTTGATGCTCTACCTAAAATGGTTGATCCTAAAACATCACGTATTCATGCTGAATTTGATCAAGCAGGAACAGAAACAGGTCGGCTAAGTTCACGAAATCCGAATTTGCAGAATATTCCTATTCGGACAGAATTTGGACGCCAGATTCGAAAAGCATTTGTTGCCCGAGATAGCAATCATGTTATTCTTTCGGCTGATTATTCACAGATTGAATTACGCATATTGGCACATTTGTCAAAAGACAAAGCCTTGATTGATGCATTTAAAAATGGCGAAGATATCCATGCGTTTACAGCAGCCTCTATTTTTAATGTGAAAGAATCTGAAGTTGATTCTGAGATGCGCGTTGCGGCCAAGAGAGTAAATTTTGGTATTGTTTATGGAATCAGTGCTTTTGGTTTAGCTAAAGATTTAGGTGTTAGTCAAAATGAAGCTCAACAGTTTATTGATAAGTATTTTTTGCGTTATCCTGATGTTTCTAAATTTATGCAGGAAGAAATCCAAAAGGCCGAAAAAAATGGATTTGTTTTAACGTTGTTAAATCGAAGACGATATATGCCAGAAATCCATAGTGATAACATGATGGTTCGACAGTTTGCTCAGAGACAAGCAATTAATACACCTGTTCAGGGTTCGGCTGCAGATTTAATTAAACTTGCGATGATTAATGTGCAGGAAGCGATTGAAAAAAAGAAATTGAAATCAAAAATGATTATTACTGTTCATGATGAATTAGTTTTTGATATTTTAAAGAGCGAGAAAGATCAGATGGTTCATCTGATTAAAGAGCAGATGGAGAGCCCGTTGAAGCTATCTGTTCCAATCAAAGTAAGTATTAAAATAGGGAATAATTGGCTTGAAACTAAGGAGGTAGCGATTTGAAGGTTATTTTCTGCGCATCAGAAGTAATGCCGTTTGCAAAAACAGGTGGTCTTGCTGACGTTGGCGGATCTTTGCCGCTTGCATTAAAAAAAGTAGGTGTTGATATTTCGATCGTTATGCCGCTGTATCAT encodes the following:
- a CDS encoding cyclodeaminase/cyclohydrolase family protein; its protein translation is MTQYKNYSLSKYLDCLSSKDPAPGGGSAAALVSATGASLVSMVARYSLGPKQSKSVRLKIKTILNKSEKLRQRLLVLVDLDAEAYLQVVKARKGTLAQKKKANKKACDIPLEICRLSYAAVQLTPFLAEKGNPYLLSDVTCAVEMLLAGFQSAMANVEANQ
- a CDS encoding bifunctional 5,10-methylenetetrahydrofolate dehydrogenase/5,10-methenyltetrahydrofolate cyclohydrolase yields the protein MSAQLLDGKNLAKNLQEKIRLEILDLESKAGKVPVVVNIMIGDNHAACAYAKSQQKVAQHVGIDYRLDILDKNVTQADLLKYIEQLNKNFEVNGIMVHKPVPKQINHQEASNYIDMTKDLEGVNISNIGKMLLGRTNIIPCTPAAVMEHIKSTGIDLRGKEVVVVGHSEIVGKPLSLLLLQKMATVTICHVATSEAGKLSDHIARADVLIVAVGKAELIKGSWIKQGAVVIDVGINRVDSKIVGDVEFDVAKKKASFITPVPGGVGPVTVVMLMKNALEAFKYQIKDG
- a CDS encoding tetratricopeptide repeat protein, which gives rise to MRTFSLALILFFIPIIFQTQVFGEIDEKFEKYRMHGLIAQQEGLLQESLDYYMKALKIDSTTPEIYNDLGIVNERMGDLYEAKRNYFKALEINENYLPAYSNLAYLYKKQGDFITAIEYFKKRMKLGGPKDPWTKEAGDQLRYLSEFSPELKKWIMAIETDMLSKEVKAISDVLSEVEKENFDKQVVSVKEYVAQAQAYEKDGLYKAALAQCDRALSLVPENAKLTDYRKTIVLKLKAEEIRNRVDTALQKLESGDTDSSEEDFRKILTIIPSE
- a CDS encoding FAD-dependent oxidoreductase: MKRIVIIGNSLMSIAAIEEIRSVDQESEIVLFCPEGVLPYDRSCVSSILSEKLSSEDAYCKPASYFSEKRINIVLDKKIVKVHPKRKRIIFEDKNQESFDTLVIEDSGLLEVVDVEGAKKQGVFSLSTVSDAEKISKAAGLCDVVIIQPTSLSTLEAAVYLKNLNKEVIVVCPEESLLSSIVGKGAGDFLANYLKEIGIRIILNNALVEVLGEGEAKAIRLKTGKVLESQLVILEKTRKELFFFSVDENLAEQNSFYTKVGDIFIDSSFEILSKGQSAEDSDISNLSLDEKGKMIGAAIADHRQSYQQPFKKVIFSLGDLSGCVLGSLENESAVEYEQIDRVNRTYKKIFVADDRVAGAVLINFAQEVVQAEDIIKNKINISQLSGHALELKKNNEHCECNPFQSNSTPEVERVSVVSSQQNFADVADSHNIPEAQTEDGVYSADH
- the polA gene encoding DNA polymerase I, encoding MPKSRLFLIDAHALCYRSFFAVKSLTTSYGQPTNAVVGFLNTLKKILKDYQPEYIAACFDVGKKTHRQERFSEYKVHRPSMPDDLISQIPLIKELVLAYNIPFFELEGFEADDVIATISRKAAKKDVEVMIVSGDKDMFQLVDDNIKIFDYRKGEIIDIQKAKDIYGFDPERMVDYIGLAGDKTDNIPGVMGIGKVTATQLIQLYGDLENILKNLDQLKSQKIAEKIRDQKDQAMMSKELAILDDRVPIDFQLKDAKRIESDKEQLFKLFQKLEFRKLAEEVSVPCVNNKKVSVKTLDTKKEINDLCQKIKKNKIFSFVINAVKDDLLQSTNVAVAFDETKVFFVSLKDIGYLKEVFESDNIIKVCHNVKQDLKALSAQSINLDGEIFDVLLAAYLLEPSQAGKDIASLLWKYLKVAVSERDDIGAQAGYLIRLFSVLRKELEEKFLLKLFNEIEIPLARVLFCVEREGVLLDLKFLHKLSIQMAKEIDLLRKKIYTLATEEFNLNSPKQLSYILFEKLKLPVIKKIKTGFSTNEDVLHRLAETHELPKLILSYRHLAKLTSTYVDALPKMVDPKTSRIHAEFDQAGTETGRLSSRNPNLQNIPIRTEFGRQIRKAFVARDSNHVILSADYSQIELRILAHLSKDKALIDAFKNGEDIHAFTAASIFNVKESEVDSEMRVAAKRVNFGIVYGISAFGLAKDLGVSQNEAQQFIDKYFLRYPDVSKFMQEEIQKAEKNGFVLTLLNRRRYMPEIHSDNMMVRQFAQRQAINTPVQGSAADLIKLAMINVQEAIEKKKLKSKMIITVHDELVFDILKSEKDQMVHLIKEQMESPLKLSVPIKVSIKIGNNWLETKEVAI